The proteins below come from a single Halictus rubicundus isolate RS-2024b chromosome 13, iyHalRubi1_principal, whole genome shotgun sequence genomic window:
- the Nd-mlrq gene encoding NADH dehydrogenase (ubiquinone) MLRQ subunit: MSNRMEGLTIAGMKKHPMLIPLFFCIAVGACGSSFYLARLAFRSPDVTWAPKKNAEPWNDYKDKQYKFRSPHYGQEPKSPAPTY; encoded by the exons ATGTCTAACAGAATGGAGGGTCTAACTATCGCCGGGATGAAAAAGCATCCAATG CTGATCCCATTATTCTTCTGTATCGCTGTGGGAGCATGTGGCTCGTCATTTTACTTGGCGCGTCTTGCCTTTCGTAGTCCCGACGTTACATGGGCGCCAAAGAAGAATGCTGAACCATGGAACGACTATAAGGACAAACAGTACAAG TTTCGCTCCCCTCATTACGGACAAGAACCAAAGTCTCCAGCTCCGACCTACTAA
- the Ppcs gene encoding phosphopantothenoylcysteine synthetase: MDSSWEDFYVKDPAPQNLAQNEKLLKEFVECQIENNKEVVLVTSGGTTTPLEHNTVRFVDNFSAGTRGSVSAEYFLKKGYAVIFMHRVKSLEPFSRHFTGQKFLDMLEVNQQDGKCNITVLPQYAEKLAIVLQSYKEALSQKKLLYLTFTTISEYLWLLRSACQALACLKDKAIFYLAAAASDFYIPSNELSVHKIPSTRPPTISLQLVPKLLAPLVCLWVPDAYVVSFKLETDESLLISKARNALNKYKHNLVIANMLQTRKQEVTIVTQENDYVISLTNEQLNKGDEIERLIVDDLAERHKRFKQSVKQSRQ, from the exons ATGGACTCATCGTGGGAAGATTTCTATGTAAAAGATCCGGCACCTCAGAATCTCGCTCAGAACGAAAAGTTGCTAAAAGAATTTGTAGAATgtcaaatagagaataataaagAAGTCGTTCTAGTAACG AGCGGAGGTACAACAACACCCTTAGAACACAATACGGTAAGATTTGTAGATAACTTTAGCGCAGGAACAAGAGGATCTGTATCcgcagaatattttttaaaaaaagggTATGCTGTAATTTTTATGCACAG AGTTAAGTCTCTGGAACCATTTTCAAGACATTTCACGGGACAAAAGTTTTTAGACATGCTAGAAGTCAATCAACAAGACGGAAAATGTAACATTACAG TATTGCCACAGTATGCAGAGAAGTTGGCGATCGTATTACAGAGTTATAAAGAAGCGTTGAGTCAGAAAAAGTTATTGTACCTTACATTTACAACTATCTCCGAGTACCTTTGGCTGCTACGATCTGCTTGTCAAGCCCTAGCTTGTCTCAAGGACAAAGCTATTTTCTACCTTGCAGCAGCAGCTTCAGACTTTTACATTCCTTCCAACGAATTG TCCGTGCACAAAATTCCTTCGACCAGACCACCGACGATATCGCTTCAGCTAGTACCAAAATTATTAGCTCCTTTAGTGTGCCTTTGGGTTCCAGACGCATACGTGGTCTCTTTTAAATTGGAAACCGACGAAAGTCTCTTGATCTCTAAAGCGAGGAATGCGCTGAACAAGTACAAACATAAT CTGGTCATAGCTAATATGTTGCAAACTCGAAAGCAAGAGGTAACAATCGTTACCCAGGAAAACGATTATGTTATATCGCTTACGAACGAACAATTGAATAAAGGTGATGAAATTGAACGACTGATAGTCGACGATCTAGCAGAAAGACATAAACGTTTTAAACAATCTGTCAAACAAAGCAGGCAATGA
- the Vps16a gene encoding vacuolar protein sorting 16 isoform X3 — translation MEVKDTKVLEAKFFQSYTGTGVAVLTSTSRVFLVNNVAEPKVRQISEIPRFGGPIDSWCLVHRDRETRVILSHRDGLSVVHQTHQNASHIAFDTLFTRQTKVSSIVAMAVSGNNRHIALYSDTGRLYIGSIDFKEKYCEHNTNTKETLTSLAWCGTKAVVCSWNSTVIVVGLTAETIVYTYDGPVHLVTEIDGVRVLSATSHEMIQKVPDVVQKIFRINSTDPASYLLEASKQFQKKSHKADSYIDLVKEKLDTTIWACIDGASHEFDFNTQKLLMRAAKFGKGFSKTVNPELCRHYVDMCRTLRVLNAVRHPAIGIPITYIQFTILTSQVVLDRLVARRHYYLSIQMARHLQLPEVEGESRILAHWACYKVKQTQLDKEQIAEEIADKLGYAPGVSYSEIAERAADCGRKQLAIKLIDYEPRAHQQVPLLLTLGEKRAALRKAVESGNTDLVYMVIIHLRENMAIGDFQASIMHCPLAMALYIKYCQSHNRETLRSIYNQIDDFHSQAIWFITESYQPKNAMTRETLLQSAQENFKLARNDTNAALTEEQIKLLRYQKSLEDTLHESIVGKPLHDTVKILLLQNELKLADKLRSEYRIPDRRYWWLRIQCLAENDMWTELEKLSKSKKSPIGYEPFIDQCLKYNKDREAKKYLPKVKDELRVKYLVKLKMLEEAVQTAVEQKDVSALSFVLAQCNPSDRLLIDKINMYMTNLKK, via the exons ATG GAGGTCAAGGACACCAAGGTCTTGGAAgcaaaattttttcaatcttACACCGGAACCGGCGTTGCCGTTTTGACATCTACCAGTCGTGTATTTTTAGTAAATAACGTTGCCGAGCCGAAAGTTAGACAAATATCAGAGATTCCCA GGTTCGGGGGCCCGATAGATAGCTGGTGTCTCGTACACCGCGACAGAGAAACCAGAGTCATTTTGTCTCACAGGGATGGGCTGTCTGTAGTCCATCAAACGCATCAGAATGCGTCGCATATAGCTTTC GACACTCTTTTCACAAGGCAGACCAAAGTTTCCAGCATAGTTGCCATGGCTGTCTCTGGAAATAATCGTCACATAGCTCTTTACTCGGATACGGGTCGTTTGTACATAGGTTCCATAGATTTTAAAGAGAAATATTGCGAGCACAATACAAACACCAAAGAAACGTTAACAAGCTTGGCATG GTGCGGTACGAAAGCTGTGGTTTGCAGTTGGAACAGTACCGTAATAGTGGTAGGATTAACAGCCGAAACGATAGTGTACACTTACGACGGCCCGGTACATCTTGTCACCGAGATAGACGGTGTGCGCGTCTTGTCCGCAACATCCCACGAAATGATACAGAAAGTACCGGACGTAGTTCAGAAGATATTTCGAATTAATTCGACCGATCCCGCGTCTTATCTTCTGGAAGCTTCGAAACAATTTCAAAAGAAGAGTCACAAAGCTGACAGTTACATAGACCTCGTCAAAGAAAAATTGGACACGACGATATGGGCTTGCATCGATGGGGCTAGTCACGAATTTGACTTCAATACACAAAAGCTTTTAATGAGGGCAGCAAAATTCGGCAAAGGATTTAGCAAGACGGTGAATCCAGAATTGTGTCGGCATTACGTTGACATGTGCCGAACACTGAGGGTATTGAATGCCGTGAGACACCCTGCGATTGGAATTCCGATAACCTACATACA ATTTACCATCTTGACGAGTCAAGTGGTACTGGATAGACTCGTTGCGAGAAGACACTACTATTTGAGCATACAGATGGCACGACATCTCCAATTGCCGGAAGTCGAAGGAGAAAGCCGAATATTAGCACATTGGGCCTGTTACAAA GTCAAGCAAACTCAATTGGACAAAGAACAAATAGCGGAAGAGATAGCCGACAAACTGGGATACGCGCCCGGTGTTTCTTACAGTGAGATTGCGGAAAGAGCAGCCGACTGTGGTAGAAAACAACTAGCTATTAAA CTAATCGACTATGAACCACGTGCGCACCAACAAGTACCGCTTTTGCTAACACTCGGCGAAAAGAGAGCAGCTTTGCGTAAAGCTGTTGAAAGCGGCAACACCGATCTAGTTTACATGGTGATCATTCATCTTAGAGAGAACATGGCAATCGGTGATTTTCAG GCGTCTATAATGCATTGTCCTTTGGCGATGGCGTTGTACATTAAATATTGTCAGAGCCACAATCGAGAGACCCTTCGAAGCATTTATAATCAGATCGATGACTTTCATTCTCAAGCCATATGGTTCATCACCGAAAGTTATCAACCAAAG AACGCTATGACGAGGGAAACATTGTTGCAAtccgcgcaagaaaatttcaaGTTGGCCCGTAACGACACGAATGCAGCTCTAACAGAAGAACAAATCAAACTGTTGCGCTATCAAAAGTCTCTGGAAGATACATTGCACGAATCGATCGTTGGAAAACCTCTTCACGATACTGTCAAGATACTATTATTACAGAACGAATTGAAATTGGCAGACAAACTAAGGTCGGAGTACCGAATACCGGATCGAAG ATACTGGTGGTTGCGTATACAATGTCTAGCGGAGAACGACATGTGGACTGAATTAGAGAAATTGTCGAAGAGCAAAAAGTCTCCCATCGGTTACGAG CCATTCATAGATCAGTGTTTAAAATATAACAAAGACAGAGaagcaaaaaaatatttacccAAAGTGAAGGATGAACTGAGAGTGAAATATCTGGTCAAGTTGAA AATGTTAGAAGAAGCAGTTCAAACAGCGGTTGAACAGAAAGATGTATCCGCGTTAAGTTTTGTACTGGCGCAATGCAACCCGTCAGATAGATTATTGATCGACAAAATCAATATGTACATGACGAATCTTAAAAAGTAa
- the Vps16a gene encoding vacuolar protein sorting 16 isoform X1: MLAMLTADWFPLGRDVYFRKFELYPLSFQNEVSNNNLLVAAPYGGSIAVTRNPKKFVKVLGSSKPMIYLYTSAGKLTAKLQWSGGQLVGLGWSQQEELLCVQEDGMIHIYDMFGTYQHAFTMGNEVKDTKVLEAKFFQSYTGTGVAVLTSTSRVFLVNNVAEPKVRQISEIPRFGGPIDSWCLVHRDRETRVILSHRDGLSVVHQTHQNASHIAFDTLFTRQTKVSSIVAMAVSGNNRHIALYSDTGRLYIGSIDFKEKYCEHNTNTKETLTSLAWCGTKAVVCSWNSTVIVVGLTAETIVYTYDGPVHLVTEIDGVRVLSATSHEMIQKVPDVVQKIFRINSTDPASYLLEASKQFQKKSHKADSYIDLVKEKLDTTIWACIDGASHEFDFNTQKLLMRAAKFGKGFSKTVNPELCRHYVDMCRTLRVLNAVRHPAIGIPITYIQFTILTSQVVLDRLVARRHYYLSIQMARHLQLPEVEGESRILAHWACYKVKQTQLDKEQIAEEIADKLGYAPGVSYSEIAERAADCGRKQLAIKLIDYEPRAHQQVPLLLTLGEKRAALRKAVESGNTDLVYMVIIHLRENMAIGDFQASIMHCPLAMALYIKYCQSHNRETLRSIYNQIDDFHSQAIWFITESYQPKNAMTRETLLQSAQENFKLARNDTNAALTEEQIKLLRYQKSLEDTLHESIVGKPLHDTVKILLLQNELKLADKLRSEYRIPDRRYWWLRIQCLAENDMWTELEKLSKSKKSPIGYEPFIDQCLKYNKDREAKKYLPKVKDELRVKYLVKLKMLEEAVQTAVEQKDVSALSFVLAQCNPSDRLLIDKINMYMTNLKK; the protein is encoded by the exons ATGCTGGCGATGTTAACTGCCGATTGGTTTCCTCTGGGGCGAGATGTGTATTTTAG GAAATTCGAACTCTATCCGTTATCGTTTCAAAATGAAGTTTCGAACAACAATCTATTGGTGGCAGCTCCTTATGGAGGTTCGATAGCAGTCACCAGAAATCCCAAGAAGTTCGTTAAAGTTCTAGGATCGAGTAAACCCATGATATATTTGTATACGTCTGCAGGAAAATTAACGGCCAAACTGCAA TGGAGCGGAGGACAATTGGTTGGTTTAGGATGGTCTCAGCAAGAGGAACTATTGTGCGTGCAAGAGGATGGTATGATTCACATATACGATATGTTTGGTACATACCAACACGCGTTTACCATGGGAAAC GAGGTCAAGGACACCAAGGTCTTGGAAgcaaaattttttcaatcttACACCGGAACCGGCGTTGCCGTTTTGACATCTACCAGTCGTGTATTTTTAGTAAATAACGTTGCCGAGCCGAAAGTTAGACAAATATCAGAGATTCCCA GGTTCGGGGGCCCGATAGATAGCTGGTGTCTCGTACACCGCGACAGAGAAACCAGAGTCATTTTGTCTCACAGGGATGGGCTGTCTGTAGTCCATCAAACGCATCAGAATGCGTCGCATATAGCTTTC GACACTCTTTTCACAAGGCAGACCAAAGTTTCCAGCATAGTTGCCATGGCTGTCTCTGGAAATAATCGTCACATAGCTCTTTACTCGGATACGGGTCGTTTGTACATAGGTTCCATAGATTTTAAAGAGAAATATTGCGAGCACAATACAAACACCAAAGAAACGTTAACAAGCTTGGCATG GTGCGGTACGAAAGCTGTGGTTTGCAGTTGGAACAGTACCGTAATAGTGGTAGGATTAACAGCCGAAACGATAGTGTACACTTACGACGGCCCGGTACATCTTGTCACCGAGATAGACGGTGTGCGCGTCTTGTCCGCAACATCCCACGAAATGATACAGAAAGTACCGGACGTAGTTCAGAAGATATTTCGAATTAATTCGACCGATCCCGCGTCTTATCTTCTGGAAGCTTCGAAACAATTTCAAAAGAAGAGTCACAAAGCTGACAGTTACATAGACCTCGTCAAAGAAAAATTGGACACGACGATATGGGCTTGCATCGATGGGGCTAGTCACGAATTTGACTTCAATACACAAAAGCTTTTAATGAGGGCAGCAAAATTCGGCAAAGGATTTAGCAAGACGGTGAATCCAGAATTGTGTCGGCATTACGTTGACATGTGCCGAACACTGAGGGTATTGAATGCCGTGAGACACCCTGCGATTGGAATTCCGATAACCTACATACA ATTTACCATCTTGACGAGTCAAGTGGTACTGGATAGACTCGTTGCGAGAAGACACTACTATTTGAGCATACAGATGGCACGACATCTCCAATTGCCGGAAGTCGAAGGAGAAAGCCGAATATTAGCACATTGGGCCTGTTACAAA GTCAAGCAAACTCAATTGGACAAAGAACAAATAGCGGAAGAGATAGCCGACAAACTGGGATACGCGCCCGGTGTTTCTTACAGTGAGATTGCGGAAAGAGCAGCCGACTGTGGTAGAAAACAACTAGCTATTAAA CTAATCGACTATGAACCACGTGCGCACCAACAAGTACCGCTTTTGCTAACACTCGGCGAAAAGAGAGCAGCTTTGCGTAAAGCTGTTGAAAGCGGCAACACCGATCTAGTTTACATGGTGATCATTCATCTTAGAGAGAACATGGCAATCGGTGATTTTCAG GCGTCTATAATGCATTGTCCTTTGGCGATGGCGTTGTACATTAAATATTGTCAGAGCCACAATCGAGAGACCCTTCGAAGCATTTATAATCAGATCGATGACTTTCATTCTCAAGCCATATGGTTCATCACCGAAAGTTATCAACCAAAG AACGCTATGACGAGGGAAACATTGTTGCAAtccgcgcaagaaaatttcaaGTTGGCCCGTAACGACACGAATGCAGCTCTAACAGAAGAACAAATCAAACTGTTGCGCTATCAAAAGTCTCTGGAAGATACATTGCACGAATCGATCGTTGGAAAACCTCTTCACGATACTGTCAAGATACTATTATTACAGAACGAATTGAAATTGGCAGACAAACTAAGGTCGGAGTACCGAATACCGGATCGAAG ATACTGGTGGTTGCGTATACAATGTCTAGCGGAGAACGACATGTGGACTGAATTAGAGAAATTGTCGAAGAGCAAAAAGTCTCCCATCGGTTACGAG CCATTCATAGATCAGTGTTTAAAATATAACAAAGACAGAGaagcaaaaaaatatttacccAAAGTGAAGGATGAACTGAGAGTGAAATATCTGGTCAAGTTGAA AATGTTAGAAGAAGCAGTTCAAACAGCGGTTGAACAGAAAGATGTATCCGCGTTAAGTTTTGTACTGGCGCAATGCAACCCGTCAGATAGATTATTGATCGACAAAATCAATATGTACATGACGAATCTTAAAAAGTAa
- the Vps16a gene encoding vacuolar protein sorting 16 isoform X2, which translates to MIHIYDMFGTYQHAFTMGNEVKDTKVLEAKFFQSYTGTGVAVLTSTSRVFLVNNVAEPKVRQISEIPRFGGPIDSWCLVHRDRETRVILSHRDGLSVVHQTHQNASHIAFDTLFTRQTKVSSIVAMAVSGNNRHIALYSDTGRLYIGSIDFKEKYCEHNTNTKETLTSLAWCGTKAVVCSWNSTVIVVGLTAETIVYTYDGPVHLVTEIDGVRVLSATSHEMIQKVPDVVQKIFRINSTDPASYLLEASKQFQKKSHKADSYIDLVKEKLDTTIWACIDGASHEFDFNTQKLLMRAAKFGKGFSKTVNPELCRHYVDMCRTLRVLNAVRHPAIGIPITYIQFTILTSQVVLDRLVARRHYYLSIQMARHLQLPEVEGESRILAHWACYKVKQTQLDKEQIAEEIADKLGYAPGVSYSEIAERAADCGRKQLAIKLIDYEPRAHQQVPLLLTLGEKRAALRKAVESGNTDLVYMVIIHLRENMAIGDFQASIMHCPLAMALYIKYCQSHNRETLRSIYNQIDDFHSQAIWFITESYQPKNAMTRETLLQSAQENFKLARNDTNAALTEEQIKLLRYQKSLEDTLHESIVGKPLHDTVKILLLQNELKLADKLRSEYRIPDRRYWWLRIQCLAENDMWTELEKLSKSKKSPIGYEPFIDQCLKYNKDREAKKYLPKVKDELRVKYLVKLKMLEEAVQTAVEQKDVSALSFVLAQCNPSDRLLIDKINMYMTNLKK; encoded by the exons ATGATTCACATATACGATATGTTTGGTACATACCAACACGCGTTTACCATGGGAAAC GAGGTCAAGGACACCAAGGTCTTGGAAgcaaaattttttcaatcttACACCGGAACCGGCGTTGCCGTTTTGACATCTACCAGTCGTGTATTTTTAGTAAATAACGTTGCCGAGCCGAAAGTTAGACAAATATCAGAGATTCCCA GGTTCGGGGGCCCGATAGATAGCTGGTGTCTCGTACACCGCGACAGAGAAACCAGAGTCATTTTGTCTCACAGGGATGGGCTGTCTGTAGTCCATCAAACGCATCAGAATGCGTCGCATATAGCTTTC GACACTCTTTTCACAAGGCAGACCAAAGTTTCCAGCATAGTTGCCATGGCTGTCTCTGGAAATAATCGTCACATAGCTCTTTACTCGGATACGGGTCGTTTGTACATAGGTTCCATAGATTTTAAAGAGAAATATTGCGAGCACAATACAAACACCAAAGAAACGTTAACAAGCTTGGCATG GTGCGGTACGAAAGCTGTGGTTTGCAGTTGGAACAGTACCGTAATAGTGGTAGGATTAACAGCCGAAACGATAGTGTACACTTACGACGGCCCGGTACATCTTGTCACCGAGATAGACGGTGTGCGCGTCTTGTCCGCAACATCCCACGAAATGATACAGAAAGTACCGGACGTAGTTCAGAAGATATTTCGAATTAATTCGACCGATCCCGCGTCTTATCTTCTGGAAGCTTCGAAACAATTTCAAAAGAAGAGTCACAAAGCTGACAGTTACATAGACCTCGTCAAAGAAAAATTGGACACGACGATATGGGCTTGCATCGATGGGGCTAGTCACGAATTTGACTTCAATACACAAAAGCTTTTAATGAGGGCAGCAAAATTCGGCAAAGGATTTAGCAAGACGGTGAATCCAGAATTGTGTCGGCATTACGTTGACATGTGCCGAACACTGAGGGTATTGAATGCCGTGAGACACCCTGCGATTGGAATTCCGATAACCTACATACA ATTTACCATCTTGACGAGTCAAGTGGTACTGGATAGACTCGTTGCGAGAAGACACTACTATTTGAGCATACAGATGGCACGACATCTCCAATTGCCGGAAGTCGAAGGAGAAAGCCGAATATTAGCACATTGGGCCTGTTACAAA GTCAAGCAAACTCAATTGGACAAAGAACAAATAGCGGAAGAGATAGCCGACAAACTGGGATACGCGCCCGGTGTTTCTTACAGTGAGATTGCGGAAAGAGCAGCCGACTGTGGTAGAAAACAACTAGCTATTAAA CTAATCGACTATGAACCACGTGCGCACCAACAAGTACCGCTTTTGCTAACACTCGGCGAAAAGAGAGCAGCTTTGCGTAAAGCTGTTGAAAGCGGCAACACCGATCTAGTTTACATGGTGATCATTCATCTTAGAGAGAACATGGCAATCGGTGATTTTCAG GCGTCTATAATGCATTGTCCTTTGGCGATGGCGTTGTACATTAAATATTGTCAGAGCCACAATCGAGAGACCCTTCGAAGCATTTATAATCAGATCGATGACTTTCATTCTCAAGCCATATGGTTCATCACCGAAAGTTATCAACCAAAG AACGCTATGACGAGGGAAACATTGTTGCAAtccgcgcaagaaaatttcaaGTTGGCCCGTAACGACACGAATGCAGCTCTAACAGAAGAACAAATCAAACTGTTGCGCTATCAAAAGTCTCTGGAAGATACATTGCACGAATCGATCGTTGGAAAACCTCTTCACGATACTGTCAAGATACTATTATTACAGAACGAATTGAAATTGGCAGACAAACTAAGGTCGGAGTACCGAATACCGGATCGAAG ATACTGGTGGTTGCGTATACAATGTCTAGCGGAGAACGACATGTGGACTGAATTAGAGAAATTGTCGAAGAGCAAAAAGTCTCCCATCGGTTACGAG CCATTCATAGATCAGTGTTTAAAATATAACAAAGACAGAGaagcaaaaaaatatttacccAAAGTGAAGGATGAACTGAGAGTGAAATATCTGGTCAAGTTGAA AATGTTAGAAGAAGCAGTTCAAACAGCGGTTGAACAGAAAGATGTATCCGCGTTAAGTTTTGTACTGGCGCAATGCAACCCGTCAGATAGATTATTGATCGACAAAATCAATATGTACATGACGAATCTTAAAAAGTAa